A DNA window from Oncorhynchus gorbuscha isolate QuinsamMale2020 ecotype Even-year unplaced genomic scaffold, OgorEven_v1.0 Un_scaffold_2674, whole genome shotgun sequence contains the following coding sequences:
- the LOC124026259 gene encoding carbohydrate sulfotransferase 15-like, which produces MHQVFDFLNLGLLTEQKEAEITKSPASNTRRPADKNLGPMLPVTKEILRDFYTPFNKKLAKVLRNDSFRWDNHSELI; this is translated from the exons ATGCACCAAGTCTTTGACTTCCTCAACCTGG GTCTGTTGACGGAGCAGAAGGAGGCAGAGATCACTAAAAGTCCCGCCTCCAACACACGGCGGCCAGCGGATAAGAACCTCGGACCCATGCTCCCCGTAACCAAGGAGATACTGAGGGACTTCTACACTCCGTTCAACAAGAAACTGGCCAAGGTGCTCCGCAACGACTCCTTCAGATGGGACAACCATTCAGAACTCATCTAA